In Rhipicephalus microplus isolate Deutch F79 chromosome 7, USDA_Rmic, whole genome shotgun sequence, one genomic interval encodes:
- the Pmi gene encoding transmembrane protein Pmi: MEKTEYIDVPEWVIIHELYEGENSHEAFELDFDRALEAGPASIIVEPRRLGEETARWIALGNCLHQTSLLSGIGSLATTLLLCPPSPTPSSAHTLFVIGAPLAGVSAFCATVYSLSWATDPCIHYQVEKDRAVLDRLPLRELANPQPLVLVRRDERKKRAAHLITTGLSVGVVLWRLYQVWRNGDAGALPAYS, from the exons ATGGAGAAAAC TGAATACATCGATGTGCCAGAGTGGGTGATCATCCATGAGCTCTATGAAGGCGAGAACTCTCACGAAGCTTTTGAACTGGACTTTGACCGTGCCCTCGAAGCCGGACCAGCGTCCATCATCGTGGAGCCGAGGCGGCTAGGCGAGGAAACGGCCCGCTGGATTGCGCTCGGAAACTGCCTTCATCAGACGTCCCTCCTGTCCGGAATCGGATCGCTAGCAACGACCCTTCTGCTGTGCCCACCGTCACCGACGCCGTCTTCTGCTCACACCCTGTTCGTGATCGGCGCTCCGCTGGCTGGCGTGAGCGCTTTCTGTGCCACCGTCTACTCGCTGTCGTGGGCAACCGACCCCTGCATCCACTACCAGGTCGAAAAAGATCGAGCCGTGCTCGATCGGCTACCACTCAGGGAACTTGCCAATCCGCAGCCGCTAGTGCTGGTGCGCAGGGACGAGCGAAAGAAGCGAGCGGCGCACCTCATCACAACAGGCCTGTCTGTCGGTGTGGTGTTGTGGAGGCTATACCAAGTGTGGCGCAATGGGGACGCTGGAGCCCTCCCGGCATACAGCTAG
- the LOC119180277 gene encoding pentatricopeptide repeat-containing protein 1, mitochondrial, with product MFGSSPCARVCSALVRRFTFELNLAAPHSSARRFCMATEAAHKTRRSPTDDLDCQSSAPPKSGAAMRRRPAASGAATRTQRTRHVSREFPIFEGHDPDTFGTLSDDHRLGAELLPDDEDDVGEATKLKRMSDKKYENDIKQLVLDRKIKEALNLFFEIQKAYDVKPTHVMFTLLIGGCGRVGYTKMAFKLYRRMRDRGLEPTPATLTGLFNSCAESPFSEIGLDKAHKLYEQIKLKNWVPSNLTYHAMIKAFGKCGDLDMAFRVMDEMASAKHAITNETFAFLLMACIANKEAGFSLGLKVMRTMLWKKIRPSMYCYNLFLRTVRECGVGPPEMFQELLESVQSGKNKRIAGKKQSDAVAGNLLRIEARLHPTEAARLTQTEGDGSKPEAAWEAEELVFGKPEETTTSTSLATLPNLLSPSFKHTGEIVGLGEVTEPYHRLLMVGGLKGMMDHFRDMSVRPDAKTFTMLLDCIPNNFDAEVELIAEADKIGAELDVDFFNMLIKRRAFRREKETAKDVLSMITARGLHPDVITFGVLALTVHNKKEGSEFLKIMQATGLTVNEETWGTLVCNACFKGNFWFLLDLMGYARREDILISAAALRAIDKAANRTRRALLRKERGEEVSFLTSAMESGFRQFCLVYENWLKEVRVDRPRHPWEQYEPENLKKSAAELKAAAVAVAAEEL from the exons ATGTTCGGATCGAGCCCATGTGCGCGCGTGTGTTCCGCGTTAGTCAGGAGGTTTACTTTCGAGCTCAACTTGGCAGCACCACACTCCTCAGCTCGACGATTTTGCATGGCGACCGAGGCGGCGCATAAAACTCGGCGCTCTCCGACGGACGATCTTGACTGCCAAAGCTCGGCACCGCCAAAGTCGGGTGCGGCAATGCGAAGACGTCCTGCTGCAAGCGGCGCGGCAACTCGAACGCAGAGAACTCGACACGTGAGCCGGGAGTTTCCGATCTTCGAGGGCCACGACCCGGATACGTTCGGTACGCTGTCGGATGATCATCGGCTCGGAGCCGAACTTCTTCCGGACGACGAGGACGATGTCGGGGAGGCAACAAAACTCAAACGCATGTCGGACAAGAAGTACGAGAACGACATCAAACAGTTGGTGCTTGACAGAAAG ATCAAAGAGGCACTCAACTTGTTTTTTGAGATCCAGAAGGCGTATGACGTTAAACCAACCCATGTCATGTTCACACTGCTGATTGGTGGCTGTGGCCGAGTTGGCTACACCAAGATGGCATTCAAGCTGTACAGAAGG ATGCGTGATCGTGGCCTAGAGCCAACACCAGCTACGCTGACGGGACTGTTTAACTCATGTGCAGAGAGTCCATTCTCTGAAATTGGCCTAGATAAAGCACACAAGCTTTACGAGCAGATTAAGTTGAAGAACTGGGTTCCCAGCAACCTCACCTACCATGCCATGATCAAAGCATTCGGCAAGTGTGGAGATCTTGACATGGCTTTTAGG GTCATGGACGAGATGGCCAGTGCAAAGCATGCCATCACCAACGAGacctttgcttttcttctgatGGCTTGCATCGCCAACAAGGAAGCTGGCTTTTCCTTGGGGCTTAAG GTGATGCGAACCATGCTGTGGAAGAAGATCCGTCCCTCGATGTACTGCTACAACCTTTTCTTGCGCACAGTTCGTGAGTGTGGCGTTGGACCGCCGGAGATGTTCCAGGAGCTCCTCGAATCTGTCCAGTCCGGCAAGAACAAGCGTATCGCTGGGAAGAAGCAGAGTGATGCCGTGGCCGGCAATTTGCTTCGCATAGAGGCACGCTTGCATCCCACTGAGGCTGCTAGACTGA CTCAAACTGAAGGCGATGGCTCAAAACCTGAGGCGGCCTGGGAAGCCGAGGAGTTGGTATTTGGCAAACCTGAAGAAACCACAACCTCCACAAGCCTGGCCACCTTGCCGAATCTTCTCTCGCCGAGCTTCAAACACACGGGAGAAATTGTGGGACTCGGAGAGGTCACCGAACCCTACCACAG GCTCCTCATGGTTGGTGGATTGAAGGGCATGATGGACCACTTCCGGGATATGTCGGTGCGTCCGGACGCCAAGACCTTCACGATGCTTCTGGACTGCATTCCCAATAACTTTGATGCCGAGGTGGAGCTGATTGCGGAAGCTGACAAGATTGGGGCCGAGCTCGATGTGGATTTCTTCAATATGCTCATCAAGCGCAGGGCTTTCCGCCGGGAAAAGGAAACCGCCAAG GACGTCCTGTCGATGATAACGGCGCGCGGTCTCCACCCTGATGTGATCACTTTTGGCGTTCTTGCATTGACTGTGCACAACAAGAAGGAGGGAAGCGAGTTTCTCAAGATAATGCAGGCAA CCGGCCTGACTGTGAATGAGGAGACCTGGGGCACGCTGGTGTGCAATGCCTGTTTCAAGGGCAACTTCTGGTTCCTGTTAGACCTGATGGGCTATGCCAGGCGAGAGGACATCCTGATCAGTGCTGCCGCCCTCCGGGCCATCGACAAGGCCGCCAACAGGACCAGAAGGGCACTGCTCAGAAAG GAGAGGGGAGAAGAGGTAAGCTTCTTGACTTCGGCCATGGAGAGTGGTTTCCGGCAGTTCTGTCTGGTCTACGAAAACTGGCTCAAGGAGGTGCGAGTGGACAGGCCTCGACATCCGTGGGAACAGTACGAGCCGGAAAACCTGAAAAAGTCGGCTGCTGAGCTCAAAGCTGCTGCAGTTGCCGTCGCAGCGGAGGAGTTATGA